The genomic region GCACCGCCCATCTGCTGGTGACCGAGGGGGCCAACCGCTACCGGGCGACCGGCTCCACCTTCACCGGCGGCCGGCTCGAACTGCGCCCCGCGGCCTTCACCGGCGCGGACAGCCATCTGCTGCACACCGGCTGCGTCGAGGACGGTACCGAGCGCACCGCCCTGCCGGACGAGGGCGCCCGGGTGTCGCACACCGCGGCCACGCTCCGCTTCTGACGCTCCTCCTCCGCCAGCCACCCCCACCCGCACCGAGGGAACCCCCGTGTCCACGCATACTCCGATCACCAGCCGGCCCGTACGGGTCGCGCTCGTCGGCGCCGGCAACCGCGGCCTGACGTACACCGAGTGGATCAAGAACCACCCCGAGGCCGCCGAACTCGTCGCGGTCGCGGATCCGCGCCCCGCGGCGCGGGCCGCCGCGGGCGCGCCCGTGCAGTTCGACGACTGGCGCCCGCTCGCGGAGAACCGCATCGCTGACGCCGTGATCGTCACCACCCAGGACCGCGATCACGTCGAGCCGGTACTGGCCCTCGCCGCGGCCGGGTACGCGATCCTCGTCGAGAAGCCCCTCGCCCCGACCGAGGACGAGACCCGGGCCATCGTCGAGGGCGTGGAACGGGCCGGGGTGCTCTTCGCGGTCTGTCACGTGATGCGGTACACGCCCTACACCGATCTGGTGAAGCAGGTCGTGGACTCGGGGGTGCTGGGGCAGCTGGTCTCCATCGACCACCTGGAGCCGGTCGGCTGGTGGCACTACGCGCACAGTTACGTACGCGGCCCGTGGAGCCGCGAGAGCGACTCGTCCCCCATGCTGCTCGCCAAGTCCTGCCACGACCTGGACTGGATCTCGTACGTCATGGGCGGGCGCATCGAACAGGTCACCGGCTTCGGCGGACTCAAGCACTTCCGGCCGGAGAACGCGCCGGCCGGCTCCGCCGACCGCTGCCTGGACTGCGCGGTCGAGGACAACTGCCCGTACAGCGCGCTGAAGCTGTACATGCCGACGCTGCGCGAGAAGGGCGCGGTCTGGCCGGTCACCCATGTCACCGAGGCGACCGACGAGGCCGGGCTCGTGCGGGCACTGCGGGAGGGGCCGTACGGGGTGTGCGCGTACCGCAGCGACAACGACGTGGTCGACCACCAGGTGCTGGCCATGCAGTTGGCGGGCGGGGTGACCGCGACCTTCCAGATGGTGGCGTTCACCGAGCAGACCCACCGGCAGACCCGGATCTTCGGCTCGCACGGCTGGCTGACCGGTGACGGCGAGCGGGTGACCGTCCAGGACTTCCGTACCGGCGAGTCCACCGTCCACGAACTCGGCACGTCCGGTTCCAACGCGGCCGACGGGCACGGCGGCGGTGACGACGCGCTGATCGAGGCGTTCGTACGGGCCGTCGCGACCGGTGACGCGGGGGCCGTGCGCTCCGGCACCGCGACCTCGCTCGGCAGTCACCTCGCGGCGTTCGCCGCCGAACGTGCCCGGCACACCGGCACCGTCCAGACGGTCCCGGTCGCATGACCCCTCTTCCGCCCGCCCTCACGTCCTCGGAGTGTTCCCTCATGTCCCGTGCCCTGAAGCGCCGTTCCCGGCTGCGTGCCGTCGCCGCCCCCGTCCTCGCCACCGCGCTCGCCGCCGGAGTGCTGGCCGGGTGCGGCAGTGGCGGCGACGGCAACACCGTCACCATGTGGACCTACCCGGTCATCTTCGACGAGGCCAAGAACAAGTCCTACTGGGACGGCCTGGTCAAGGAGTTCGAGAAGAAGCACACGGGGATCAAGGTGAAGGTCGAGACCTTCCCGTGGGCCAACCGTGACACCGCGCTGGCCACCGCGATCGCCTCCGGCAAGGGCCCGGACGCGGTGTATCTCATCCCCGACCAGTTGCCGAAGTACGCGAGGAACATCGTCCCGGCCGACGAGTACACCCCGGCCTCCGACAGGGCGGACTACACGGACTTCGCGATGAAGTCGGTGACGGTGGACGGCAAGGCGCTCGGCACCCCGGTGCTGACCAGTGCCAACCCGCTGATCTGCGACAAGCGGGTGTTCTCCGCCATCGGCGAGAAGACCTACCCGACGAGCTGGGCCGATCTGGCCGCGCTGGCGCCGAAGCTGAAGAAGAAGGGCTACTACGCCACCAGTTACAGCGGTGACACCCAGCAGACGCTGAACATGACCTTCTACCCGCTGCTCTGGCAGGCGGGCGGTGACGTCTTCTCGAAGGACGGCAAGCAGATCACGTTCAACGACGCCGCCGGGGTCAAGGCGCTGTCGTACCTCAAGACGCTCGTCGACGGCGGCTACACCGACCGGGACCTGGTCACCACCACGCCCAAGCTGGAACAGACGCCGGTCGCCAAGGGCAAGGTGGCCTGCACCTGGCAGAACACCCCGGCGGACGTCGAGCCGTTCTGGGGCAAGGAGAACATCGTCGTCCAGCCGCCGCTGAAGGACGTCCGGTCCGTCGGTTACGGCACCGTGGGCGCCCTCTCCATGCTGAAGGGCGCCAACAAGAAGGCCACCGGCGACTGGCTCAACTTCGTCGCCGAGTCGAAGAACGCGGCGGGCCTGGAGAAGGGCGCGGGGTACTTCCCGGCCCGGAAGTCCGGCGGCGACCTGTACCCCGGCGACGCTCTGCAGAAGGCGGTCGGCGCCACCCTGCCGAGCATGGACGTGGGACCGCTGCAGGACAAGTCCCGTGAGGTCCAGGGGGTGCTCGCCCCGGAGATCCAGGCAGCGCTGCTGGGCAAGAAGAGCCCGCAGGCGGCGCTCGACACGGCGGCCAAGGCCGCCCAGGCGATGCTCGGTCGCTGACTCGGGACCGGCCTCGGGCGGGGACGGAACCTCTCCCCCCGCCCGAGGGCCCGCACCACGGCCGGGCACCCGCCCGTGCCCGAGGGCCCGCACCACCGCCGGGCACCCGCCCGGTCCGCACCACCCGCGTGACCCGCGCCCGGCCCGGCCGGGGTCCCGGCTCACACATCCACCGCAATTCCCCCGTACCGCAAGGAGATCCCCGTGGCAGTCGTCGCGGAACCCACCCGCCGGGGCCGTCGCAGCGGGCCGCAGGCGCGCCGCGAGGCCCGGATCGGCCTGCTCTTCGTCCTCCCGTGCTTCCTGCTCTTCCTCGCCTTCCGGTTCGGCCCCGGGGTCGCCGGTGTGCTGATGAGCCTCACCGACTACTCGCTCACCGGCGGCGGCCACTTCGTCGGCGTCGACAACTTCACCCGCCTCTGGGCCGACCCGCTGTTCTGGCAGGCGCTGAAGGTGACGGTGCTCTACACGGTGATCGCGGTGCCCGGCACCCTGATCGCCTCGGTCGCGCTGGCGCTGATCACCCGGCGGGCCTTCCGCGGCGCCAAGTTCTTCCGCTCGGTGTTCTTCCTGCCGGTCGTCACCTCACTGGTGCTGGCCGCCACCGTGTTCGTGTGGATCTTCTCCACCGGCGGCCCGTGGTCCACGATGGTGGGCTGGCTGGGGATGTCGCAGAGTTCCTGGCTCTCCGACGACGTCCTGGTGCTTCCCGCGCTCGCGATCGTCGGCATCTGGTCCCGCTTCGGCTACGGGATGCTGATCCTCCTCGCCCGGATGCAGGACATTCCGCGTGAGCTGGAGGAGGCGGCGCTCACCGACGGCGCGGGTCCCTGGCAGCGGTTCCGGTACATCGTGCTGCCGCAGCTCAAGCCCGCGCTGTTCTTCCTCGCCGTCATCGAGACGACCGCCTCGTTCCAGGTGTTCGACGCGGTCTACACGATGACCGGCGGCGGACCCGCCAACGGCAGCTACACGCTCGTCTTCCAGCTCTACGACGCGGGCTTCAAGTACTTCGACCTGGGCTACGCCTCCGCCATCGGGGTCGCGCTCTTCGTGCTGACCGTGGTGGTCGCCGTACTCCAGCGGCTCGTGATCGGGAAGGACCAGTGACCATGACCGCAGCACCTGTGGAGACCCCGGCCGACGTGTCCGCCGGCGGTACGTCCGGCGCCCCGCAGAAGGTGGACCTCCGGGCCGCCCGGCGGGCCGAGCGGCGGCTGCGCAAGGCGGCGGACCGCGACACCGTGCCGCACGGCATGCGTGCCACCCCCGTGGGCCGTGTCGCGCGCACCCTGCTGCTGACGGTGGCGGCGCTCGTCACGATCTTCCCGTTCTACGCGATGGTCGTGCTGTCGCTGAAGCCGTCCGCGGCGGTCGACTTCCCGGGCAGTCTGCTGCCCTGGCCGCTGACCGGCGAGGCGTACCACGCCGTCATGAGCGCCCAGGACGTGCCGCGCTGGCTGCTCAACACCCTGATCTACTCGGTGGTCTCGGTCGTCGGCGTGCTGCTGCTCGCCGCGCTCGCCGGATACGCCTTCGCCAAGAAGCGCTTCCCGGGCCGTGAGGCGATGTTCTGGTCGTTCCTCTCGATGGTGATGGTCCCCTACCACGTCACGATGATCCCGACGTTCGCGATGATCGCGAAGCTGGGCGGCGTGGACACCTACTGGGGTCTGATCATCCCGACCCTCGCCAACGCCCAAGCGGTCTTCCTGATGCGGCAGTTCATCATGGGACTGCCCGACGAACTCTTCGAGGCGGCCCGGCTGGACGGCT from Streptomyces sp. NBC_01267 harbors:
- a CDS encoding Gfo/Idh/MocA family protein, with the protein product MSTHTPITSRPVRVALVGAGNRGLTYTEWIKNHPEAAELVAVADPRPAARAAAGAPVQFDDWRPLAENRIADAVIVTTQDRDHVEPVLALAAAGYAILVEKPLAPTEDETRAIVEGVERAGVLFAVCHVMRYTPYTDLVKQVVDSGVLGQLVSIDHLEPVGWWHYAHSYVRGPWSRESDSSPMLLAKSCHDLDWISYVMGGRIEQVTGFGGLKHFRPENAPAGSADRCLDCAVEDNCPYSALKLYMPTLREKGAVWPVTHVTEATDEAGLVRALREGPYGVCAYRSDNDVVDHQVLAMQLAGGVTATFQMVAFTEQTHRQTRIFGSHGWLTGDGERVTVQDFRTGESTVHELGTSGSNAADGHGGGDDALIEAFVRAVATGDAGAVRSGTATSLGSHLAAFAAERARHTGTVQTVPVA
- a CDS encoding ABC transporter substrate-binding protein, coding for MSRALKRRSRLRAVAAPVLATALAAGVLAGCGSGGDGNTVTMWTYPVIFDEAKNKSYWDGLVKEFEKKHTGIKVKVETFPWANRDTALATAIASGKGPDAVYLIPDQLPKYARNIVPADEYTPASDRADYTDFAMKSVTVDGKALGTPVLTSANPLICDKRVFSAIGEKTYPTSWADLAALAPKLKKKGYYATSYSGDTQQTLNMTFYPLLWQAGGDVFSKDGKQITFNDAAGVKALSYLKTLVDGGYTDRDLVTTTPKLEQTPVAKGKVACTWQNTPADVEPFWGKENIVVQPPLKDVRSVGYGTVGALSMLKGANKKATGDWLNFVAESKNAAGLEKGAGYFPARKSGGDLYPGDALQKAVGATLPSMDVGPLQDKSREVQGVLAPEIQAALLGKKSPQAALDTAAKAAQAMLGR
- a CDS encoding carbohydrate ABC transporter permease, which gives rise to MAVVAEPTRRGRRSGPQARREARIGLLFVLPCFLLFLAFRFGPGVAGVLMSLTDYSLTGGGHFVGVDNFTRLWADPLFWQALKVTVLYTVIAVPGTLIASVALALITRRAFRGAKFFRSVFFLPVVTSLVLAATVFVWIFSTGGPWSTMVGWLGMSQSSWLSDDVLVLPALAIVGIWSRFGYGMLILLARMQDIPRELEEAALTDGAGPWQRFRYIVLPQLKPALFFLAVIETTASFQVFDAVYTMTGGGPANGSYTLVFQLYDAGFKYFDLGYASAIGVALFVLTVVVAVLQRLVIGKDQ
- a CDS encoding carbohydrate ABC transporter permease, with amino-acid sequence MTAAPVETPADVSAGGTSGAPQKVDLRAARRAERRLRKAADRDTVPHGMRATPVGRVARTLLLTVAALVTIFPFYAMVVLSLKPSAAVDFPGSLLPWPLTGEAYHAVMSAQDVPRWLLNTLIYSVVSVVGVLLLAALAGYAFAKKRFPGREAMFWSFLSMVMVPYHVTMIPTFAMIAKLGGVDTYWGLIIPTLANAQAVFLMRQFIMGLPDELFEAARLDGCSEWQIFYRIVLPLLKPILATLGVFVFLWHWNDFLWPLVIGQSTDMRTLTVGIASLQQQNVPLNVVLSGSVIAFVPIFAAYMVGQRYFTEGVTASGIKG